Proteins encoded within one genomic window of Fusarium musae strain F31 chromosome 4, whole genome shotgun sequence:
- a CDS encoding hypothetical protein (EggNog:ENOG41) encodes MAVALPRRFYSLLWVAVLLALVVFFIFLREDTWSSIPRPPSGWKIPFTTDDGVLSSWMGGSKKKGKDPKEPLRIMLVESSGTHDEVAAALMHAFGNQEGSSLDVYFANQRFNMQGIMANFTLAANVTINKWDKFANDVTENPPHILVSTTCEFDLDRGTDPIVNLLKTANTHLFCTIHHADRWAQGKYVQAVRSWAEHERVDFVGLSQHTVDFFLNDTVPKWHTAANLTTRVIPPVFPVHISDPDLEPGISLSLQGDYSDGRRDYNGVFNHLGSVIRKANEESEGHTPQNVSLHLIGHGTHPDVPDHVKDHVFFDEGLSYPDFYTLMSKSFAVLPAFASETYFDRKASSTIPAALIAGAPIVASEELLKAYSYLPRDTTWVARPGEGEMDVIERVIDDRDGFLKRRQAVRDFTKSLLEQNQANTKAWIDEAFEKYNRN; translated from the coding sequence ATGGCTGTCGCTCTTCCGAGGCGATTTTACTCGCTACTCTGGGTCGCAGTACTCCTTGCGCTCGTTgtattcttcatcttcctgcGCGAAGACACCTGGTCTTCAATTCCTCGACCTCCCAGCGGCTGGAAGATTCCTTTCACCACAGACGATGGCGTTCTATCATCATGGATGGGCGgtagcaagaagaagggtaagGACCCCAAGGAGCCTCTGCGCATCATGCTCGTAGAGTCCTCGGGCACACACGACGAGGTCGCCGCTGCTCTCATGCACGCTTTCGGTAACCAGGAGGGCTCGTCGCTCGACGTCTACTTCGCCAACCAGCGCTTCAACATGCAGGGCATCATGGCCAACTTCACCCTCGCTGCCAatgtcaccatcaacaagtgGGACAAGTTCGCCAACGATGTCACCGAGAACCCCCCGCATATCCTCGTCTCTACCACCTGCGAGTTCGACCTCGACCGTGGCACCGATCCTATCGTCAACCTCCTCAAGACCGCAAACACCCATCTCTTCTGCACAATCCACCACGCTGATCGCTGGGCCCAGGGCAAGTACGTCCAGGCCGTCCGCAGCTGGGCAGAGCACGAGCGCGTCGACTTTGTTGGTCTGAGCCAGCACACCGttgacttcttcctcaacgacACTGTTCCCAAGTGGCACACGGCTGCTAACCTTACCACTCGCGTCATCCCCCCCGTGTTCCCCGTCCACATTTCCGACCCTGATCTCGAGCCCGGCATTTCTCTGTCTCTTCAGGGCGATTACTCTGACGGCCGACGTGACTACAACGGTGTCTTCAACCATCTCGGCAGCGTCATTCGAAAAGCCAACGAGGAGTCCGAGGGCCACACACCTCAGAATGTCAGTCTTCACCTTATCGGACACGGCACTCATCCCGATGTCCCCGACCACGTCAAGGACCACGTCTTCTTCGACGAGGGTCTTTCTTACCCCGATTTCTACACATTAATGTCCAAGTCTTTCGCTGTGCTCCCGGCGTTTGCCTCTGAGACATACTTCGACCGCAAGGCTTCTTCAACCATTCCCGCAGCCTTGATCGCAGGAGCTCCCATCGTTGCGTCAGAGGAGCTGCTCAAGGCTTACTCTTACCTGCCCCGAGATACCACCTGGGTTGCCCGACCTGGCGAAGGCGAGATGGATGTTATTGAGCGAGTGATTGATGACCGGGACGGTTTCCTTAAGCGAAGGCAGGCCGTGAGGGATTTTACCAAGTCCCTATTGGAACAGAACCAGGCAAACACCAAGGCCTGGATCGACGAGGCTTTCGAAAAGTACAACCGCAACTAA
- a CDS encoding hypothetical protein (EggNog:ENOG41) yields the protein MAAAEQPQVENRPPPSRMRVALVVLFHSSCAIWSTILSKSALNGVEAPVTLLALQTTIQVVLLTIIGVATGWVKLNRPLNAWFALLPLTVARLIGILAKTYCLASVNASVYQIARGLLLPFTLFLSLLVLRPRPYYPPISLVGCAMVMAGFGTGMMADYSQMLTSGKGVLLGVGSSFTTAVESVVVKRFLGKSQEGMWQMVWMSNCMAILFYIPLFPLSGEMSTMSSLFTVESMDVARQFLSSACLTGVSAFLLTIATFMQIEVTSPTTHMIVTAARGVAQSSLAVVLLGEVLTADRAGSMALILAGSALYGWARDRYQQAKKAAGSYQLLPREEEGRAEMMDSKEAKDLKQ from the exons ATGGCTGCCGCCGAACAACCTCAGGTCGAGAACCGTCCCCCGCCTTCACGGATGAGAGTCGCCCTGGTGGTGCTCTTCCATTCATCATGTGCTATCTGGAGCACTATTCTATCCAAGTCGGCCCtcaatggtgttgaggcccCCGTCACATTGCTTGCTCTTCAGACAACGATACAAGTAGTACTACTCACAATCATTGGAGTTGCTACAGGATGGGTCAAGCTGAACAGACCACTAAAT GCTTGGTTTGCTCTTCTACCCCTCACGGTCGCACGTCTCATTGGAATCTTGGCCAAGACATACTGCCTCGCCTCGGTCAACGCCTCCGTCTACCAGATCGCCCGTGGTCTTCTACTACCATTTACTCTCTTCCTGTCTCTGCTGGTTCTCCGACCTCGTCCTTACTACCCTCCCATCTCTCTCGTTGGCTGCGCCATGGTCATGGCTGGTTTCGGAACTGGAATGATGGCCGACTACAGCCAGATGCTTACCTCCGGCAAGGGTGTTCTCCTCGGTGTCGGATCTAGTTTCACCACTGCCGTCGAGTCCGTTGTCGTCAAGCGATTCCTCGGTAAGAGCCAGGAGGGTATGTGGCAGATGGTCTGGATGTCCAACTGTATGGCCATCCTTTTCTACattcctctcttccctctttCTGGAGAGATGAGCACTATGAGCAGCCTTTTCACTGTCGAGTCCATGGATGTCGCCCGCCAGTTCCTCAGCTCCGCCTGTTTGACTGGTGTCTCAGCCTTCCTCCTCACCATCGCTACCTTTATGCAAATCGAGGTCACTAGCCCGACCACACACATGATTGTCACTGCCGCTCGAGGTGTCGCCCAGAGCTCTCTCGCCGTTGTTCTACTCGGTGAGGTGTTGACTGCCGACCGCGCTGGCAGCATGGCTCTTATTCTTGCCGGAAGTGCCCTCTACGGATGGGCCCGAGACCGATACcagcaggccaagaaggccgctGGCAGCTACCAGCTTCTGCCTCGCGAAGAGGAGGGCCGAGCTGAGATGATGGACAGcaaggaagccaaagatCTCAAGCAATAA